A genomic region of Selenomonadales bacterium contains the following coding sequences:
- a CDS encoding DUF502 domain-containing protein: KGLIILVPIFITFFVLRETYELTEGLLGSHFTYYFPGLGFIVCVLAILLTGYLFSHWMLEGLLGFCERLIGTIPIVNFIYQSVKKLSEAVFDSKQLFNQAVLVTYPGSNARVLGFKVKEDLSPIMGQDGVEYACVFVPWSLNMTSGINVMVPTKDLIPVDISSEEALQYILTAGSIIPNRPPKMTIVADGKTVGQTEAETEPQTTEREIETGSKEKQAVSE, from the coding sequence AAAGGACTTATCATTCTTGTCCCAATATTTATTACGTTTTTCGTATTGCGAGAAACATATGAGCTGACAGAAGGTTTGCTCGGAAGCCATTTTACCTACTACTTCCCGGGACTTGGCTTTATCGTATGCGTACTTGCCATTTTGCTTACGGGCTATCTTTTTTCGCATTGGATGCTGGAAGGTCTGCTCGGATTTTGCGAGAGATTGATCGGAACGATCCCGATCGTCAACTTTATCTATCAGAGTGTCAAGAAGCTGTCGGAGGCCGTCTTTGATTCGAAGCAGCTGTTCAATCAGGCCGTGCTCGTGACGTATCCCGGCAGTAATGCGCGTGTGCTCGGATTCAAAGTAAAAGAGGACTTGTCGCCTATCATGGGGCAGGACGGTGTGGAATATGCGTGCGTATTCGTGCCGTGGAGTCTTAATATGACGTCGGGCATCAATGTCATGGTACCGACGAAAGACTTGATACCTGTTGACATTTCGAGCGAAGAAGCGCTCCAATATATTTTGACGGCAGGCTCGATCATACCGAATCGTCCGCCGAAGATGACGATCGTTGCCGATGGCAAAACGGTCGGTCAAACAGAAGCGGAAACAGAACCGCAGACTACGGAGCGGGAGATCGAAACAGGTTCAAAAGAGAAACAAGCAGTCAGTGAATAA
- a CDS encoding HlyC/CorC family transporter: MLAIVALLGIRIIFVFMEYALPRLQEDLIKERVREGKANAELLLSMLAPDSVALCAAKMGNCITMLLLGGGIALWSGYALVHSALTHPLTMAYGMWVVACAMFIVLLIEAMLLVLLSDILPTLVMRRDEERMAFFAVRPFYIFQKIGYPIHAIVRQLAIACLPLLGIKKSELDSEATHSEEELRMLVTTGQREGVLNEMESEIIDNVFDFSDRTAREIMIPRKDMVCLFVEDSYEDNLKVIMDTSHTRYPVCEEDKDHVIGMVHLRDVMELEVARKDNKDIRSIMREILMVHEGMALTDILTLMRKKRIHMTGVADEYGGIAGFLAMEDLLEEIVGDIQDEHDEDETLEIETVEQGVYEFDGKVLLDEVTELLSIALDEHEEDTIGGYMFGLLGRRPKVGDTVTIGNYRFTAIEVNGFRIVRLKATPIAETETKGQAV; the protein is encoded by the coding sequence ATGCTGGCGATCGTCGCCTTATTGGGTATTCGAATTATTTTTGTGTTTATGGAATATGCACTCCCGCGCTTGCAGGAGGACTTGATAAAGGAACGTGTACGTGAGGGCAAGGCGAATGCAGAGCTCTTGCTTTCGATGCTTGCGCCTGACAGTGTTGCGCTCTGCGCGGCGAAGATGGGCAACTGTATCACGATGCTCTTATTGGGCGGTGGTATCGCGCTCTGGAGCGGATATGCGCTCGTACACAGCGCGCTAACACATCCGTTGACGATGGCGTACGGTATGTGGGTCGTGGCTTGTGCAATGTTCATCGTGCTTCTCATCGAAGCGATGCTCTTGGTGCTTTTAAGCGATATCTTGCCGACACTCGTGATGCGCAGAGATGAAGAGAGAATGGCATTTTTTGCTGTGCGGCCGTTTTATATTTTTCAAAAAATAGGCTATCCTATTCATGCGATCGTAAGACAGCTCGCTATCGCTTGCCTGCCTCTTTTGGGTATCAAGAAAAGCGAGCTGGACAGTGAAGCGACCCATTCGGAAGAGGAGCTTCGTATGCTCGTAACGACGGGTCAGCGTGAAGGCGTTCTCAATGAGATGGAGAGCGAGATCATCGACAACGTGTTCGATTTCTCCGATCGTACGGCGCGCGAGATCATGATACCGCGTAAGGATATGGTCTGCTTGTTCGTAGAGGACAGCTATGAGGACAATCTCAAGGTCATCATGGACACGTCGCATACGCGCTATCCTGTCTGTGAAGAGGACAAAGACCATGTCATCGGCATGGTGCATCTTCGTGATGTCATGGAGCTTGAAGTTGCGCGCAAGGATAATAAGGATATCCGCTCTATCATGCGCGAGATACTCATGGTGCATGAAGGTATGGCACTTACCGATATTTTGACACTCATGCGTAAAAAACGGATCCACATGACGGGTGTTGCTGATGAATACGGCGGTATCGCAGGCTTTTTGGCGATGGAAGACCTCTTGGAGGAGATCGTCGGTGATATCCAAGACGAGCATGACGAAGACGAAACGCTTGAGATCGAAACGGTCGAACAAGGTGTGTACGAATTCGACGGCAAGGTACTTCTCGATGAAGTGACGGAGCTTCTCTCGATCGCACTCGACGAGCATGAAGAAGATACGATCGGCGGATATATGTTCGGCCTGCTCGGCAGACGACCGAAAGTAGGCGATACAGTCACGATCGGCAACTATCGTTTTACCGCGATCGAAGTAAACGGATTCCGTATCGTGCGTCTTAAGGCAACGCCGATAGCGGAAACCGAAACGAAGGGACAAGCAGTCTGA
- a CDS encoding YqzL family protein, producing the protein MLKDTLWEIFRTTGQIEAYLMYKQCADENEAEELIETDTH; encoded by the coding sequence ATGTTGAAAGATACGTTATGGGAGATTTTTCGGACAACAGGACAGATCGAAGCCTATTTGATGTACAAGCAATGCGCAGACGAAAATGAGGCTGAAGAGCTTATCGAAACGGATACGCATTGA